The genomic stretch AGCGGCAGCGCGGTGAGGACCTGCCGGGCGTATTCCGGGCGCAGGTAGCTGAGCACCACGGCGATGAGCCAGGGCTCCTCGCGGCGGATCTGGAAGAGGTTCGCCAATCGCTTGAGGTTCGTCTCGTTGATGTACGCGAAGGGCTCCATCTTCTTGGCCATATCGTCCTCCTCATCATCCGGCGGCGGCGGCGGCGGAAGCTCGGGGGGCTTGTTGCCCACCAGGATGTCGAGCAGCCCTTCCTCCGCGCCCGACCCGCCGCCCCCTCCGCCCTCTTCCTCCTCCGGCGGCTCGATGTTGGACTCGACGTTGATCTCGGCGGCCGGCTTCTGGACGAGGGCCTCGACGTAGCGGCGGAGGAAGCGCGCGAAAGGCCCGAAAAGGAAGAGGAGCAGGAGCAGGAGGAGGGTCGCATAGAGCAGCGGGAGATAGACCCGGGGCTCCTTGAAGTCGTCGCGCCAGTCGTGCTCCTTGAACTGGTACTTCATCGGCTTGAAGAAGACGTCCTCGGGCTTGATCTTGTAGCGCGCCATCGCGTCGACGATGAGCCCGCGGATCTCCTTGAGCTTCGCGGCGGGCGCCTTCTCGTCGTGGAAGACCGTGGTCTGGAACTTCTTCATCACGAGTTCCTGCGCGTAGAACTCCTCCTGCTCGGTCTTCGACTGCTGGGCGGCCTGCCCCACGGCCGCCTCGGGCTTGCCCTTGTCGGAGAGGTTGGAGATGTTCTTGGGCTTGGGAACGCCCGGGAGCGCCCAGTCGCCGAAGACCGCCTGCCCTTTCTCTCCCTTCTCTTTGTATTTTTCGGCGATGCCGGCGCCCTCGCGCAGGCTCTCGCGCCGCTGGGCCCGCATCTCGATCTCCACGTCGACGAAGACGGCCGCGCGGTCCTTGCCGAAGAGGGGGTCGAGGATGTCCTTCTGGATGCGGGTCTCCGCGTCCTTGATGATCTGCTCGCGCTGGTCGACGAGGGTGAGCGGCGGGACCTGGACGACGTCCGTCGCCCGGGCGAGGCCCGGGAGAGCGAGGAATGCGGATAGAACGATACTTTTCCCCATAGTGCCGCTCATCGTCCCTAGTGTAAGGCCCTCCTGTTACAAATTCAAGTCGAGAAAGCGCGTTTATTACGGGTACTTCCGTGGGCCACCCCGGAAGTACTCTGCATAGCACAAGCTATTCCCGGCATCGAATCGCCGATTAAACGCACCTTTCGTCTGACATCGGGCCGTAAAAAAATGAAGGCCGGGGGCCCGGCCGCGCAGCCTCAGTTCTGCGCGGGCCGTTCGGCGTCCCCCCCGGCCTCAAACCCTTGCCGCCCCTGAGCGCGTCCCGCGCGCTCAGGGGATACGCTTGATGAACTCGCCGACGACCTTGTTGTTCGGGTCGATCTCGATGACCCGGCGCCAGACCGCCTTCGCCTTCGACTTCTCCTCCATCATGAAGAACGCCGAACCCATGATCTCGAGCGCGGTGACGTTGTTGGGCTCGAGGTCGAGCACGTCCTGGGCGCGGCGGATGGCGAGGTCGTACTTGCCGTCGTAGATGGCCTGGCGGGCGTCGTAGAGCTTCTGGTCGACGAAGGTGAACTGCTCCGGGCCGTCCGCGCGGCGGGTCAGTTCGCTGACGCCCGCCTCCTTCTCGACCACGTTGAGCAGGGTGAGCGTCTTCTCGTCCTTCGGATTCTTGTTGTAGGCGTAGCGCAGGGCGTTGACCGAGCTGCGCAGGTCGCGGCCGTCCACGTAGGAGATGACGCCGCGGCGGACGTAGGTCTGGAACTCCTCGCCGCCCTGGGCCTGGGGCACGTAGGTGACGACGGTCTGCAGGCGGACCAGCATCGCCTTGACCTGCTTGTTGTTCGGCGAAGCGTCGAGCGCCTGGTTCAGGCGCAGGGCCGCGAGCTGGAAGTCGCCGTCCTTGAAGGCCTGATAGCCCTGCTCGACGAGGATCTTCACCTGGTCGGCGGAGCGGTCGTCGCGCGAGCGGCCGAAGCGGAAGGTCACCGACATGCGCGTGCTCGCGCCGAGGTCGTGGATGCCCTGCGCAAGGTCGATCTGGAGACGCTGGAAGCGGAAGCCGAAGCCGAAGTCCGTCTCCTGGATCTGCGGCGCGGCGAGCAGGCCGAAGCGGAAGGCGAACCAGCGCGCCGCCCAGTACTCGCCGCCGAAGCGCCAGTTGACGTCGGCGTACTGCGGCTTGGAGATGTCGAAGCCCATGAGGAGGCGGTCCTTGAAGAGGCGCAGGCTGTTTCCGACCTTCACGATGACGGGGAACTTGTCGTCGGTGTCGCCGCCGGTCTTGCTGTAGACGTTCTGGATGCCGAGGGCGAGGTTGTAGAAGGGGCTCATGCGCCGCATCGCGGTGACGTCGAGCGCCATCGTGCTGTCGGCGGAGGAGGCGAGCTGGCGGGTGATCTGCTTCAGCGAGATGCCGAAGGCGGTCGTCTCGGTCGCCTCTTTGCCCCAGGAGAAGGCCGTCGCGCGCTGCTGGTCGGCGAAGGTGCCGCCCTTGGTGACGCTGGTGGGCTCGCCGGTCGCGGGGTCGAACACCGCGTCGACCTTCTCGAAGCCGCCCGAGGTCAGCTGGGTCATGCCGAGGGAGAAGGTGCCCTTGGTGGCGGTCGGGTGCGCGTAGCCCATGTAGTTGAAGGAGGTCTGCTCGAAGAGCGTCGCCTGCATCGTCGTGAATTCCTTGCGCTGCAGGTAGGCGAGGCCGGCGGGGTTCCAATAGGCGGCCGTGGCGTCGTCGGCGATGGCGAAGAACGCTCCGCCCATCCCCAGCGCGCGGGCGCCGACGCCGAACTCCAGGAAGGCGCCGGGGCGCCCGCCCGATTCCGCGGCGTCCGCCGGCAGGCAAAGCGAAAGCCCCAGCGCGGCGCCCGAGAGCGCCGCCCAAAAGGGCCTGTCTACGACGAGCCGCATGGCCTTCATGTTCGGTAGCCAGACCTCCCCGCCCGCTGCGGGGATCCAGGCTTTGCGCCCCCGGCTTTCACCGGGTTTGCCGTTGTCGCCGGAAGGCCGGCTCCGCGCGCCCATGCCGAACATCCCCGGGCCGTCGCGCCGAGACCGCCATCCGGTCTGCTACGCCCATAGTATAGACCCGGCATCTTGACTTGTCAAGGCCTTTCCCGCCTCCGCCCGGGGGAGCCTCCCCCGGCGCGGACAGGATACCTGGGCCCTGTTAAGGAAGGATTACGGGTGGACCCTATTAGGTCAAGACCCAGACGTCCGAATCTTCCCGCCCTCTCCCCCCTTCAGGGGGGAGACACAGAGGGGGGAGCTCCCAAAAAGTAGAAATCCCCCCCCTTCCTACCTTCCCCCGCAGGGGAAGGAGTTGAGGAAAACGACTCTTAGTGAATAACGCCGATCTTCCGGATGACGGTGGCCGTGCCGAGCGAGGAGCCGACCTTGATGCGGGCGATGTAGCCGCCCTTCGAGACGAGCCGGCCCATGCCGTTCTTGCCGTCCCACTCGACGAAGTTCGGGCCGAGGCGGCCGCCCATGTCGCCGGGGTTCTTGTGGATGGTGCGCACGACGTAGCCGAGGAGGTCGTAGATCGTGATGTCCACCGATGCGTCGGCGCCCAGGGTGTAGGTGATCTGCGTCTTCCCCTCCGGCCCGCCCTTGCGGGAGTCGAAGGGGTTCGGGAAGTTCGAGACGTTCTCGATGACGGTGGTCGCGAGCGTCGTCGCGACCGAGGCGGATTCCGACGACCACGGCGAGGGCAGGCCCGCGTAGTTGTAGGCGCGCACGCGGTAGGTGAGGAACTGGTTGGCCATGCGCGGCTTCTCCGCGGGGCTGGTCGCCGCGTTGCCGACGTTGAAGGAGTTGTTGACGACGCCCCCGGTCTTGACGGCCGGGATGATGCCGAGCGAGTGCCAGACGGGGTCGACGCCGCTGCGCTCCTGGACCTCATAAGCCATCATGCCCGACTCCCCGTCGCCGGCGGGCGACCAGGCGACGACGAAGCTCGAGCCCGAGGGCTGTCCGGGCGGCACCTGGGGGATCGCGGTGCCGGGGGAGGTCGGCGGGGTCGGGTCGATGCGGAAGACGGCCAGCGGACGGCCGCCCTGCGAGGGCATATAGCTCGACGGCGCGTTGACGTCGCCGCTGAAGCCGCGCACCGAGATGAGCACCATCCCGTCGGAGACCGTCTCCCCCTTCAGGTGCTGCTGCGGCAGGGAGCCGGCGCAGCCGCGGCCCGTGCTGACCGGACAGCTGAGCTGTCCGGTGACGACCTCGAAGGTCTTGTTGTCGACGCGCTTGACGCCGATGATCTCGGAGCCCACCGAGATGCGTCCCTGGTCGAAGAAGATGGTGGCGTCCTCGACGCTGATGGTCGCGTCGTTGGGTCCGAAGGAGGCGGTGAGGCGTGTGATCTTGGGCACCGGCAGCGCGAGGCCCGAGACGGTGCCGGAGGTCGCCATGCCCACGTTCTTCCAGCCGAAGGTGAAGCTCTCGGGCTTCTCGAAACTGTCGCCGACGGCAAGCTGGTAGCCGCCGAGCGTCCCCGTCGAGGAGGGCAGGGCCCAGGCGATGTTGATGTTGGTGCTGTTCGCGTTCCAGGCCGACATGGCCAGGCCCTGGTCGGAGAGCGGGAGCTGGTTGCCGTCCTTGTCGACGATGAAGTAGACGGGGTTGCCCTTGCCGTCGTCGGCGACCTTGTCGGGGATGCCGTCGTTGTTGATGTCGATGTCGAGGATGCCGTCGCCGTCGATGTCCTGCGACGGCTTGTCCGTGCCGATGAGGCTGACGAACTGGCGCTGCCCGGTCCTCAGGAAGTCGAAGTTGTCGGGGACGCCGTCGCCGTTGAGGTCGATGAGCGGCTCCTCGGCGAGCGCGGGAACGGCGGCGACCTTGCCGATCGGCTTCGTCATGATCCAGCGCGTGGGATCGGGCAGCGGACGGCCGGTCGCCGTCGAGAGGATGACGTTCCCGTCGATGTCGCGCAGCGCGAAGGCGGGGTAGCCGTTGTCGGCGACCGTGATGGCGGGCAGCACGTTGGAGAGCGGGATGATGGCCGTCGAGATCCGCACGAGCGTCGACTTCGCGGGGAACTGCAGCTCGTTGGAGACGTCGGAAGCCGCGGTCAGCTCGGCGGAGTTCGGGCCGATGATGTCCGCGAACTTGTTGAGCGCGAAGCCGACGCGGTCGCCGAGCGTGCTGCGGCCGGCGAGGTCGACGGTGGAGATGTCCACGGCGATGAAGATGTTGACCGGGGTGGTCGTGATCGTCAGGTAAGGGATGCTCGAGACCGAGAGACTGACGAGCGCCGTGCCGTCGTCGAACTGCGGGAGCCCGCCGGCGAACCCGTTGTGGGTGAGGTTGCCGATGAGCTTGTCGGTGTTCGGCGTGAACGCGTCGTTTCCGTCGTCGAGCCAGACGGTGACGGCGCGCGCATCGCCGCGGGCGACCGGCGCCGGGTACTCGGAGATCGTGCCGGCCTGGCTGAGCTTGAGCTGAGCGACGCGGACGAAGTCCGAGTTGACCTTCATCGTGTACTGCATGAGCGGGACGTTGGTCTGCCCGGCCGTCGCCGCGGCGGGGGCGATGTTGCGCGTCTGGAACTTGAGGGTCAGCGGAGTGATGTGCACCTTCGTACCCTTGAAGGGATAGGTCCCCACGAGGGACCCGTTGGGAAGGGTCTTCGAGACGTTGTACCTGACGACCGTGCCGGCTTCGTCGGGCAGCTTCAGCCCGATCCAGGATTTGTCGAGGATCTCGACGGAGACCTCGTCGTTCTTCACGGCCGTGGCGCCGATGTTGTAGGTGAGGAAGAAGACGGCCGGGGTCGGCGAGAGGATCTGCGGGGCCGAGAGCTCGACCATGGTCTGCAGGTCCACGTCGTTGGTCTGATTGAAGAGGTCGACCTTGCGCACGTTGGTCCCCAGACCGTGGCCGATGGCCGGGGTGGGGCCCGTGCCCAGCGCGTCGCCGCGCGAGACCACCGTGAGCGTGGGGAACGTGGTGCCGCCGATGAGCGTGCTCCCGTAGCCGCCGCTGAAGGTCATGAGCTCGGCGTCGCTGACATAGACCCGGCCCTTGCCGCTCAGCGGGAAGCCC from Elusimicrobiota bacterium encodes the following:
- a CDS encoding FliG C-terminal domain-containing protein, translating into MSGTMGKSIVLSAFLALPGLARATDVVQVPPLTLVDQREQIIKDAETRIQKDILDPLFGKDRAAVFVDVEIEMRAQRRESLREGAGIAEKYKEKGEKGQAVFGDWALPGVPKPKNISNLSDKGKPEAAVGQAAQQSKTEQEEFYAQELVMKKFQTTVFHDEKAPAAKLKEIRGLIVDAMARYKIKPEDVFFKPMKYQFKEHDWRDDFKEPRVYLPLLYATLLLLLLLFLFGPFARFLRRYVEALVQKPAAEINVESNIEPPEEEEGGGGGGSGAEEGLLDILVGNKPPELPPPPPPDDEEDDMAKKMEPFAYINETNLKRLANLFQIRREEPWLIAVVLSYLRPEYARQVLTALPLELQAKVAMEALTVRQVTREQVAAIDAEIKENVEFVVGGIERLTQMLEEADGQTRTNILEYLKNDKPAVYDHVRRLILLFEDIAGFPDRDMQVVVRELKTESMARALTGAAPEVVNKFFSNMSSGAASLLKESMEYTQGVSPQQIEEERAKIMDQIKALDRQGKIAVRSGKDEGGFQQVIAPLARAAAARRDEKEGAGPAAPSIEDAVRARIDPEEAKRYFDAGVASHEAGNTDEAVKYFQQAIEFDPDLWQAYQYLGSDLFQMGRASEALLYYEKSLAHNPDPQLQAWVDDYKAQNKPA
- a CDS encoding PorV/PorQ family protein, which produces MKAMRLVVDRPFWAALSGAALGLSLCLPADAAESGGRPGAFLEFGVGARALGMGGAFFAIADDATAAYWNPAGLAYLQRKEFTTMQATLFEQTSFNYMGYAHPTATKGTFSLGMTQLTSGGFEKVDAVFDPATGEPTSVTKGGTFADQQRATAFSWGKEATETTAFGISLKQITRQLASSADSTMALDVTAMRRMSPFYNLALGIQNVYSKTGGDTDDKFPVIVKVGNSLRLFKDRLLMGFDISKPQYADVNWRFGGEYWAARWFAFRFGLLAAPQIQETDFGFGFRFQRLQIDLAQGIHDLGASTRMSVTFRFGRSRDDRSADQVKILVEQGYQAFKDGDFQLAALRLNQALDASPNNKQVKAMLVRLQTVVTYVPQAQGGEEFQTYVRRGVISYVDGRDLRSSVNALRYAYNKNPKDEKTLTLLNVVEKEAGVSELTRRADGPEQFTFVDQKLYDARQAIYDGKYDLAIRRAQDVLDLEPNNVTALEIMGSAFFMMEEKSKAKAVWRRVIEIDPNNKVVGEFIKRIP